In Leptodesmis sichuanensis A121, the following are encoded in one genomic region:
- a CDS encoding HAD family hydrolase, producing MQFQNIQAVLFDKDGTLANAQAFLCKLGHQRANLLEALVPGVGPSLLQAFGLEGDRLNPAGLLAVGTRLENEIAAAAYVAQTSWDWMESLHLVRSAFLKADQFMSPKAHHTPLFTGALATLQDLANVGIKVGIVSSDSPSHVQQFVEYYQLESLVQVALGSHPDLSKPDPRLVYQACQILEVSPSVTLVVGDSAADVEMAGAAATLGCVGVGWGGVTPVMLKGCSIFIHQFSDMQVIV from the coding sequence ATGCAATTTCAGAACATCCAGGCGGTTCTCTTTGATAAAGATGGTACCCTCGCCAATGCTCAAGCCTTTCTCTGCAAATTGGGACACCAGCGAGCCAATTTGCTTGAGGCTTTAGTGCCTGGGGTTGGCCCATCATTACTACAGGCGTTTGGGTTAGAGGGCGATCGCCTGAACCCCGCCGGACTGCTTGCTGTTGGAACGCGCCTGGAAAATGAAATTGCGGCTGCCGCTTATGTGGCCCAAACCAGTTGGGACTGGATGGAGTCCTTGCATCTGGTGCGATCGGCCTTTCTCAAAGCAGATCAGTTCATGTCACCGAAGGCCCATCATACTCCTCTATTTACAGGTGCCCTGGCTACATTGCAGGATTTAGCGAATGTCGGGATCAAGGTTGGGATCGTTTCCTCCGATTCTCCCTCCCACGTTCAGCAGTTCGTCGAGTATTACCAATTGGAATCCCTGGTACAGGTTGCTTTGGGATCGCATCCAGATCTCAGCAAACCTGACCCCCGGTTAGTCTATCAAGCCTGTCAGATTTTAGAAGTCAGCCCATCCGTGACTCTGGTGGTAGGCGACTCTGCAGCCGATGTAGAGATGGCGGGCGCAGCCGCCACGCTTGGTTGTGTAGGGGTGGGCTGGGGAGGGGTGACACCAGTCATGCTCAAAGGGTGCAGTATTTTTATTCACCAGTTCTCAGATATGCAAGTGATTGTCTAA
- the metK gene encoding methionine adenosyltransferase encodes MSRHYLFTSESVTEGHPDKICDQISDTILDALLAQDPMSRVAAEVVVNTGLVLITGEITSKAKINYIDVARQKIAEIGYTGVDSGFSANSCSVLIALDAQSPDIAQGVNTAQEARELSSDELDKIGAGDQGIMFGFACNETPELMPLPISLAHRISRKLAAVRKTGQLPYLRPDGKTQVTVAYEDNRPVAIDTILVSTQHAPTIGDITDEAAVQAKIKEDLWSMVVLPVFSDLEVQPDRNTRFLVNPTGKFVVGGPQGDAGLTGRKIIVDTYGGYSRHGGGAFSGKDPTKVDRSAAYACRYVAKNIVAAGLADKCEVQLSYAIGVARPVSVMIDTFGTGKIDDDRLLELITQHFELRPAGIIQTFNLRNLPAERGGRFYQDVAAYGHFGRNDLDLPWEQTDKAVLLKEAASQMLSIA; translated from the coding sequence TTGTCTCGCCATTACCTGTTTACCTCGGAATCCGTTACAGAAGGTCACCCGGATAAAATTTGTGACCAGATCTCAGACACCATTCTGGATGCGCTACTGGCCCAGGATCCCATGAGCCGGGTGGCTGCTGAAGTTGTCGTTAATACTGGTTTGGTGTTGATTACAGGGGAAATTACCTCTAAAGCCAAAATTAACTACATTGACGTTGCTAGACAAAAAATTGCTGAAATTGGTTATACAGGCGTTGATAGTGGCTTTTCTGCCAATAGTTGCTCCGTTCTGATTGCCCTGGATGCTCAATCTCCTGACATTGCTCAGGGAGTAAATACGGCACAGGAAGCTCGTGAACTCTCCAGCGATGAACTGGATAAGATTGGAGCCGGAGATCAGGGCATCATGTTTGGTTTTGCTTGTAACGAAACTCCTGAATTAATGCCGTTGCCCATTTCTCTGGCTCACCGAATTTCTCGCAAGCTGGCTGCCGTGCGTAAGACTGGTCAACTGCCCTACCTGCGTCCCGATGGCAAAACTCAGGTAACGGTAGCCTACGAAGATAACCGTCCGGTCGCCATTGATACAATCCTGGTTTCCACCCAGCATGCTCCGACCATTGGGGATATTACCGATGAAGCCGCTGTGCAAGCCAAGATCAAGGAAGATCTCTGGTCTATGGTGGTGCTGCCAGTGTTCAGCGACCTGGAAGTACAACCCGATCGCAATACTCGCTTTCTGGTGAACCCGACTGGCAAATTTGTGGTGGGTGGCCCTCAAGGCGATGCCGGCTTAACGGGACGCAAGATTATTGTAGATACCTATGGTGGGTACTCCCGACATGGTGGTGGTGCCTTCTCTGGTAAGGATCCCACCAAAGTAGACCGGAGTGCGGCTTATGCCTGCCGTTATGTAGCTAAGAATATCGTCGCGGCTGGTCTGGCGGATAAGTGCGAAGTGCAACTTAGCTATGCGATCGGCGTGGCCCGTCCCGTAAGCGTGATGATTGATACCTTTGGAACTGGCAAGATCGATGACGATCGCCTGCTGGAATTAATTACTCAGCATTTTGAGTTGCGTCCCGCTGGAATCATCCAAACCTTCAATCTGCGCAATCTGCCTGCGGAACGAGGTGGTCGATTCTACCAGGATGTCGCTGCTTACGGTCATTTCGGACGTAATGATCTGGATCTGCCCTGGGAACAAACTGACAAAGCAGTTCTGTTGAAAGAAGCAGCCTCCCAGATGTTATCGATCGCCTGA